In one Janibacter cremeus genomic region, the following are encoded:
- the der gene encoding ribosome biogenesis GTPase Der, translating to MDTTPEPTDAGHDQHAEGVERVLRAGLDDFELTPEDRALIDGFQESSEEAPSGPLPVVAIIGRPNVGKSTLVNRILRRREAVVEDTPGVTRDRVAYEAEWAGRDFTLLDTGGWEIGAEGINLRVAEQAEIAIEMADVVIFVVDAIVGATDDDEAVVRLLRRSGKPVVLVANKVDDQRFEADAAALWNLGLGEPMPLSALHGRGSGDVLDAVLDVLPEVSATGTAPMAGGPRRVALLGRPNVGKSSLLNRLAGEDRVVVDDVAGTTRDPVDEIIELGGRPWKFVDTAGIRRRVKHTRGADFYASLRTQAALEKAEVAVVLIDTHEPITEQDLRIISQVVESGRALVIAYNKWDLLDEERRYYLEKEIDRELIQVTWAPRVNVSALTGRHVEKLTPALDTALDSWDSRIPTSRLNGMLGEIVAGHPHPVRGGKQPRILFATQASTRPPRFVIFASGFLEAGYRRFLERRLREEFGFEGTPIEISVRVREKRRRR from the coding sequence GTGGACACCACCCCCGAGCCGACCGACGCCGGTCACGACCAGCACGCCGAGGGCGTCGAGCGCGTCCTGCGCGCGGGTCTGGACGACTTCGAGCTGACGCCGGAGGACCGGGCGCTCATCGACGGCTTCCAGGAGTCGTCGGAGGAGGCCCCCAGCGGCCCGCTCCCCGTCGTCGCGATCATCGGACGGCCGAATGTCGGCAAGTCGACGCTCGTCAACCGCATCCTGCGCCGCCGCGAGGCGGTCGTGGAGGACACGCCGGGCGTCACCCGGGACCGCGTCGCCTACGAGGCGGAGTGGGCCGGACGCGACTTCACGCTGCTCGACACGGGCGGCTGGGAGATCGGTGCCGAGGGGATCAACCTGCGGGTGGCCGAGCAGGCCGAGATCGCCATCGAGATGGCCGACGTCGTCATCTTCGTCGTCGACGCCATCGTCGGCGCCACCGACGACGACGAGGCGGTCGTCCGGCTGCTGCGCCGCTCGGGCAAGCCGGTGGTGCTCGTGGCCAACAAGGTCGACGACCAGCGTTTCGAGGCCGACGCCGCTGCTTTGTGGAACCTCGGTCTCGGTGAGCCGATGCCCCTGTCCGCCCTCCACGGACGGGGGAGCGGCGATGTCCTCGACGCCGTCCTCGACGTCCTCCCGGAGGTCTCCGCCACGGGCACGGCCCCGATGGCGGGCGGGCCGCGGCGGGTCGCGCTCCTGGGCCGACCCAACGTCGGCAAGTCGAGTCTGCTCAACCGCCTCGCCGGGGAGGACCGGGTGGTCGTCGACGACGTCGCCGGGACCACCCGCGACCCGGTCGACGAGATCATCGAGCTCGGTGGCCGTCCGTGGAAGTTCGTCGACACCGCCGGTATCCGTCGTCGGGTCAAGCACACGCGTGGCGCGGACTTCTACGCGTCGCTGCGCACCCAGGCGGCACTGGAGAAGGCCGAGGTCGCGGTGGTGCTCATCGACACCCACGAGCCGATCACGGAGCAGGACCTGCGGATCATCAGCCAGGTCGTGGAGAGCGGTCGGGCACTGGTCATCGCCTACAACAAGTGGGACCTGCTCGACGAGGAGCGGCGCTACTACCTCGAGAAGGAGATCGACCGGGAGCTCATCCAGGTCACCTGGGCGCCGCGCGTGAACGTCTCGGCCCTCACCGGTCGCCACGTCGAGAAGCTCACTCCCGCCCTGGACACCGCCCTGGACTCGTGGGACAGCCGGATCCCGACCTCCCGCCTCAACGGGATGCTCGGCGAGATCGTGGCGGGCCACCCGCACCCCGTGCGTGGGGGCAAGCAGCCGCGGATCCTCTTCGCGACCCAGGCGTCCACCCGGCCGCCGCGTTTCGTCATCTTCGCGTCGGGGTTCCTCGAGGCCGGGTACCGGCGCTTCCTGGAGCGTCGCCTGCGCGAGGAGTTCGGCTTC
- a CDS encoding prephenate dehydrogenase: MTTSAEAKGAASGLPPVHIVGAGLIGTSAGLALRGVGVDVSLEDQSETSVALARDLGAGRITGEVSPGLVVVATPPDVAPGIVVESLRRWPEAVVTDVTSVKQVILADVVRAGVPIDRYIGSHPMAGRERSGAISGRADLFEGRSWVLCPHETTDPRATELVARLARATGAAVRTLSPPDHDAAVAAVSHVPQVAASLVAARLEHLSEQAIGLAGQGVRDVTRIAASDPGLWTQILSGNAPAVAAILRDLSADLTRVVGALDALGDSEDDVADAPGARAVLARSIADGNAGHSRLPGKHGAGTAAYSVVSVVVDDSPGELARLLVEIGEEGVNLEDLRLDHGIGLPFGLAEVHVLPQVAGPLTEALQSRGWQIHS, from the coding sequence GTGACGACCTCGGCAGAGGCGAAGGGGGCCGCCTCCGGCCTCCCACCCGTGCACATCGTCGGCGCCGGGCTGATCGGCACGAGCGCCGGACTGGCCCTCCGGGGAGTCGGCGTGGACGTCTCCCTCGAGGACCAGTCCGAGACCTCGGTGGCGCTGGCCCGTGACCTCGGCGCCGGCAGGATCACCGGCGAGGTCTCACCCGGACTCGTGGTCGTCGCCACGCCCCCGGACGTCGCGCCCGGGATCGTGGTGGAGTCGTTGCGCCGGTGGCCGGAGGCCGTCGTCACGGACGTCACCTCGGTCAAGCAGGTCATCCTCGCCGACGTCGTGCGCGCCGGCGTGCCCATCGACCGGTACATCGGGTCCCACCCGATGGCCGGGCGCGAGCGCTCGGGCGCCATCAGCGGCCGCGCCGACCTCTTCGAGGGCCGGTCCTGGGTGCTCTGCCCGCACGAGACCACCGACCCCCGGGCCACCGAGCTCGTGGCCCGCCTCGCCCGGGCGACGGGTGCCGCGGTGCGCACGCTCAGCCCGCCGGACCACGACGCCGCCGTCGCCGCCGTCTCGCACGTGCCCCAGGTCGCCGCCTCGCTCGTCGCCGCCCGCCTGGAGCACCTGAGCGAGCAGGCCATCGGTCTCGCCGGCCAGGGCGTGCGCGATGTCACCCGGATCGCCGCCAGCGACCCGGGCCTGTGGACGCAGATCCTGTCCGGCAACGCACCCGCCGTGGCAGCGATCCTGCGCGACCTGTCCGCGGACCTCACCCGTGTCGTCGGCGCCCTGGACGCCCTGGGTGACAGCGAGGACGACGTGGCCGATGCACCCGGCGCCCGTGCCGTCCTGGCGCGCAGCATCGCCGACGGCAACGCCGGCCACTCGCGCCTGCCGGGCAAGCACGGTGCGGGGACGGCCGCATACTCGGTCGTCAGCGTCGTCGTCGACGACAGCCCCGGAGAGCTGGCCCGGCTGCTCGTCGAGATCGGCGAGGAAGGCGTCAACCTCGAGGACCTGCGCCTCGACCACGGCATCGGGCTGCCCTTCGGACTCGCCGAGGTCCACGTGCTGCCCCAGGTCGCGGGGCCCCTCACCGAGGCCCTGCAGTCGCGGGGCTGGCAGATCCACAGCTGA
- the cmk gene encoding (d)CMP kinase has product MTSQPTPFVIAVDGPSGSGKSSVSRTVASTIGAGYLDTGAMYRALTWWCLHDEVDLLDHEAVAAAARSLPLEIGDDPVAPCVHVDGTDVAEEIRSSGISSQVSRVATVPAVRTEMRRRQRALIDDIAARRGACVAEGRDITTVVAPDAHVRILLTASEEARLRRRSLEVHGASDEAAIAATRDQVVRRDRDDSTVSQFTVAADGVVVVDTSELDFDGSVDAVMAVVRAARAS; this is encoded by the coding sequence GTGACCAGCCAGCCCACCCCCTTCGTCATTGCCGTCGACGGACCCTCCGGATCGGGGAAGTCGAGTGTCTCGAGGACCGTCGCCAGCACGATCGGCGCCGGCTACCTGGACACGGGGGCGATGTACCGGGCCCTGACGTGGTGGTGCCTGCACGACGAGGTCGACCTGCTCGACCACGAGGCCGTCGCCGCAGCAGCACGGTCGCTGCCGCTGGAGATCGGGGACGACCCCGTGGCGCCGTGCGTGCACGTCGACGGCACCGACGTCGCCGAGGAGATCCGCAGCAGCGGGATCTCCTCGCAGGTCTCGCGGGTGGCCACCGTGCCGGCCGTGCGTACCGAGATGCGCCGTCGCCAACGGGCGCTCATCGACGACATCGCGGCCCGCAGGGGTGCGTGCGTCGCCGAGGGGCGGGACATCACCACCGTGGTCGCTCCCGACGCGCACGTGCGCATCCTGCTCACCGCGAGCGAGGAGGCGCGGCTGCGTCGCCGCTCGCTCGAGGTGCACGGTGCCAGCGACGAGGCCGCCATCGCCGCCACGCGCGACCAGGTGGTGCGCCGTGACCGTGACGACTCGACCGTCTCCCAGTTCACCGTGGCCGCTGACGGTGTCGTCGTGGTGGACACCTCGGAGCTGGACTTCGACGGCTCGGTGGACGCCGTCATGGCCGTGGTCCGCGCCGCCCGGGCGAGCTGA